Proteins encoded in a region of the Oscillospiraceae bacterium MB24-C1 genome:
- a CDS encoding site-specific integrase, translating to MDMTFKFWANNWIKFQKGEVQENTLNEYAKLQHHLVVEFNELNMEDITPKKVQELLDRLYQQGLAKSSINKRKYMIQQVFRYANIQGLELSNPCSFVKTPRMAAKNHRRSLTQGEVEIVLLHRNNFENGFYAYCLLMTGLRRSEMLALKWEDLDFKQNLICVNKAVVYVKGQPFIRDYLKNGDQERIIPMPKTLEPILKKHPGIHKGLIFGENPYTPINPNAHSWQWTKYKRQTSLDITQHMIRHTYCTMLYDAGIDVKTASYLMGHKDIHTTLAIYTHLEKQRAVSKAAGKLNVFINDFSPQHDRL from the coding sequence ATGGACATGACGTTTAAGTTTTGGGCTAACAACTGGATTAAATTTCAAAAAGGCGAAGTTCAAGAAAATACTCTTAATGAGTACGCAAAATTGCAACACCATTTGGTTGTAGAATTTAATGAATTAAACATGGAAGATATTACTCCTAAAAAAGTTCAAGAACTATTAGATAGGTTATATCAGCAAGGTTTAGCTAAAAGTTCCATTAACAAGAGAAAATACATGATCCAGCAAGTTTTCAGATATGCCAATATACAAGGACTAGAGCTATCAAATCCGTGTAGTTTTGTCAAAACGCCACGCATGGCGGCGAAAAATCATCGCCGCTCGTTAACGCAAGGTGAAGTTGAAATAGTTTTGTTACACCGAAATAACTTTGAAAATGGATTTTATGCCTACTGCTTGTTGATGACCGGCCTTAGACGATCAGAAATGCTTGCCCTAAAATGGGAGGACTTAGATTTTAAGCAAAACTTAATCTGTGTAAATAAGGCTGTTGTCTATGTAAAAGGCCAGCCCTTCATTCGGGACTATTTAAAAAATGGCGATCAAGAACGGATCATCCCGATGCCCAAAACCTTAGAACCAATTCTGAAAAAACATCCCGGAATTCATAAGGGACTAATTTTTGGTGAAAACCCTTATACACCTATTAATCCAAATGCCCATAGTTGGCAATGGACAAAATATAAGCGGCAGACAAGTTTAGATATTACTCAACATATGATTCGGCACACATATTGTACAATGCTATATGATGCAGGTATTGATGTCAAAACTGCTTCATATTTGATGGGACATAAGGATATTCACACGACGTTGGCTATCTATACTCATCTGGAAAAACAACGTGCAGTAAGTAAAGCAGCCGGAAAATTAAATGTTTTTATTAATGATTTCTCACCTCAACACGACAGACTCTGA
- a CDS encoding AAA family ATPase has protein sequence MKIISIANQKGGVGKTTTTMALGAALAAKGKCVLLIDLDPQGNLSNYLGFEPDSGSTIHELIVAGATGRELDATSCIRHSKAEQLDYIPATLALSGADAVIQSAIGRESVLNRVLQAPLFSNYDYILIDCLPSLGNLTLNAFGASDSVLVPVQMQKFALDGLDALFNSIKMIQQLINPKLTLGGILQTMRDNTNMSESVKDYLITNYGDAVYSTSIRRSVEAANSTAYQKSLVSYKNKLGTEYEAFAEEFLVREGN, from the coding sequence ATGAAAATTATATCCATCGCAAACCAAAAGGGCGGAGTCGGTAAAACAACCACAACAATGGCGCTGGGGGCAGCGCTTGCTGCTAAAGGAAAATGCGTGTTACTTATTGACCTTGACCCACAGGGTAACCTGTCAAATTACCTCGGCTTTGAGCCGGATAGCGGCTCTACTATCCACGAACTGATTGTAGCCGGGGCTACCGGTCGTGAACTGGATGCTACCAGCTGCATTCGCCACAGCAAAGCCGAGCAGCTGGATTACATACCGGCAACTCTCGCATTATCTGGTGCGGATGCTGTCATACAATCCGCAATTGGACGTGAAAGCGTTTTAAACCGAGTACTGCAAGCACCGCTGTTTAGTAATTACGATTACATCTTGATTGACTGCCTGCCGTCACTGGGGAATCTCACTCTTAACGCCTTCGGCGCGTCGGATTCCGTTCTAGTGCCGGTTCAAATGCAGAAGTTTGCTCTGGATGGGCTGGACGCATTGTTTAATTCTATAAAGATGATCCAGCAGCTTATTAATCCCAAGCTAACCCTGGGCGGCATTCTACAAACGATGCGTGATAACACGAACATGAGCGAAAGCGTTAAAGATTACCTGATAACCAATTATGGCGACGCCGTTTATAGCACTTCAATCCGCCGTTCTGTGGAGGCTGCCAATAGCACCGCTTATCAGAAAAGCCTTGTCAGCTATAAGAACAAGCTTGGCACGGAATACGAAGCTTTTGCAGAGGAGTTTCTGGTACGGGAGGGAAATTAA
- a CDS encoding ParB/RepB/Spo0J family partition protein: MAAKTFDFSNRPKQQFTPADLPGLFSGLGNATAPGTIVQLPLGKLIAWDNQPFKPYSEAKMQQFVEDIKANGVLNPIIVRPKGEQYEILAGHNRWNASRKAGLETIPAIIMNVDDDTATLIMVNTNLNQRDELLLSEKAWAYRLQLEAMKRQGQRTDLTSAQNERKYSNKESRELLAEQTGENRNQIQRYVRLTYLIPELLEMVDKNMLPMMSGVSLSYLSKEEQHIACDISAECDKKISTAQAEKIKRLGQDGRFSAEAARQILLPTPRWNAANAFSSRSKGLIPKTATEQDIERIVVLINEYFMRSEKEKSDA, from the coding sequence ATGGCGGCTAAAACATTTGACTTTTCAAATAGACCAAAACAACAGTTCACGCCGGCAGATTTGCCTGGTCTGTTTAGCGGCCTTGGCAATGCAACTGCACCAGGAACCATTGTGCAGTTGCCGCTTGGTAAGCTGATTGCTTGGGATAACCAACCGTTTAAGCCTTATTCCGAAGCGAAAATGCAGCAGTTTGTTGAAGATATAAAAGCAAACGGAGTTTTAAATCCCATAATTGTTCGCCCGAAGGGTGAGCAGTACGAAATCTTGGCAGGTCATAACCGTTGGAATGCAAGTCGCAAAGCAGGGCTGGAAACGATACCCGCCATCATCATGAATGTTGATGACGACACTGCCACGCTGATAATGGTTAACACCAACCTCAACCAACGCGACGAACTGCTTCTCAGTGAAAAGGCATGGGCATATCGTTTGCAACTGGAAGCAATGAAGAGACAGGGACAGAGGACGGATTTAACTTCCGCTCAAAATGAGCGAAAGTATTCCAACAAAGAATCCAGAGAATTACTAGCGGAGCAAACAGGTGAAAACCGTAACCAAATTCAGCGTTACGTCCGCCTTACCTATCTCATTCCCGAATTACTTGAAATGGTAGATAAAAATATGCTTCCAATGATGTCTGGCGTATCACTTTCTTATCTATCTAAGGAGGAGCAGCACATTGCTTGCGACATTTCAGCAGAGTGCGATAAAAAAATATCGACAGCGCAGGCAGAGAAGATCAAGCGGTTGGGGCAGGATGGTAGATTTAGCGCCGAAGCCGCCCGGCAGATCTTGCTTCCCACACCACGCTGGAACGCTGCCAATGCCTTTTCCAGTCGCAGCAAAGGGCTTATCCCTAAGACAGCCACAGAGCAGGACATAGAACGTATCGTCGTGTTGATTAACGAGTATTTTATGCGATCCGAAAAGGAGAAATCCGATGCCTAA
- a CDS encoding PcfB family protein: MDVLDSYEKNTVRIGVKATKLTAQTLSDIAAWLLKQLKNKILPDEIKGKTSIKKLMKKGDKLMGQDIKSPDLKELSHVLKRYNIGFAAIKHEGTDDYTLFFKARDQAQLSTGLDAYLAKAVSRNTPEQKRPEISKTTRDKAEPDKDVPDDVSFAAPTREPAKEIPREPQPRSIPKELEEAKAVSQAMQQAREAEKELTRNRSRGRER, translated from the coding sequence GTGGATGTATTAGACAGTTACGAAAAGAATACCGTTCGGATTGGCGTTAAAGCAACCAAGCTTACCGCACAAACTTTAAGTGATATTGCTGCTTGGCTGCTCAAGCAGCTTAAAAACAAAATATTGCCGGACGAGATCAAAGGTAAAACCAGCATTAAAAAGCTAATGAAGAAGGGAGACAAGCTAATGGGGCAGGACATCAAAAGCCCCGATCTGAAGGAGCTGAGCCACGTACTTAAACGTTACAATATAGGCTTTGCAGCCATCAAACATGAGGGCACGGATGATTACACCCTGTTTTTCAAGGCCCGTGATCAAGCGCAGCTCAGCACTGGGTTAGACGCCTACCTTGCGAAGGCAGTATCCCGAAATACCCCAGAACAGAAGCGACCGGAAATCAGTAAAACCACCAGGGATAAAGCGGAGCCAGATAAGGATGTGCCGGACGACGTTTCCTTCGCCGCGCCGACACGAGAACCGGCAAAGGAAATTCCCCGGGAGCCACAGCCGCGTTCCATCCCTAAGGAGCTGGAAGAAGCAAAGGCGGTGTCGCAGGCGATGCAGCAGGCGCGCGAAGCTGAAAAAGAGCTTACCCGGAACCGCAGTAGAGGGCGAGAAAGATGA